The Capsicum annuum cultivar UCD-10X-F1 chromosome 3, UCD10Xv1.1, whole genome shotgun sequence genomic sequence aatatttttcacgTGTTGGTACCTGAATAAAAAGAACCAGTATCACAAGTGGGGAGAACTTGCACCCTCCAGACCGTGGAATCTTTACAGACAGGCGGAATCATTTATGAGAAAATGCACATACACATCGAGTAGCATCCTGGAAAACAGCCTCTGAAGCTCTCAGTTCTCTCATGACAACTGTTGGTTTTGATTCTTCATATAGAATCAGCGGGAGTCCATGTTGTTCATGACGCTGTACAAGAAAGGAACACAAGTATATAAAATCAGGGCAACAAACTTGTAGTTCAATCAGAAGCAAGAAACTTTAATTTCTGCAATAAGAATATCGACCTTCGTGTATCCAAACGCAGACTGAAATTCGTTTTGAATTTCCTTTActaacttttttctttcttccacACCTTTCAAGAAAGTTACTCTGAGTAACTCTGCTTCATCTTCAAGAATTCTCAATCTCTTATCCAGTAGTTCAACTTGTTCAGCATGCACAGGCTCCTTATTCCTATAATTAGAACTTTCAGCTAAGTGATGATGCGTGTACGCGATGAATTTTCCTTTGTTGCCTGATGCCATGCTGGCGGGACCTAAAAGCACTGATGGATATATTCTTCCGGCTTCAATTCATTCAAATTTTGCAGTTGATGCAAATTTTTCTGGCATATAGTAGTATTTACTGATAATTGCATGGTGGAGAACCTGGTAAACGGAAAGGATTTGTCTTGAAACTGAAATTAGGAGGGTCTGATTTCTTCCGTTCAAAGAAAGAGGCAAATTTTGGATGCATATAAGCAGAAGGTATCAATGAAGGCAGTAGCTTTAATTAGTAGTAACTCATTCTATTTTTGGCAATTTTTACAATAATTTGTTCAACTTAATCAACCCATCCTTCATCGGACCGCAGTTCTAAGCACTGACAGTTGCAGAGCCTGTACCATCATCGGGATCTGAGTCTTATTTATCGCGCTCCCATGTTGGACGCGATACACTCATTAACTACTTctacaacaccaacaacatcccACAAGTGAGTTTGGGAAAGGTGGTATGTACGCAGCCATAGAATGATGTTTTTAATAGAGCCTCAGCTCCTGTAAAGCGTATGAAAATCAGTTAAAGGTAACAAACCTCATGTTCTGCATTTAAGTGGACaatttgttcagatttatgtgtATATTAACCGGCATCGCTAGCCAGTTAGCCAGTATGTAGTTCACTCAACTAGCTCAATATGTATTGCaccacacttggttcaagcacgCAAAACTCTGCTCGACTCAACTTCGAAAACATACACAATTCGTGAAAAATGAGAATTATAACATACTCGAGACATTTTTTGAATAAGCTGAAAGATTTTTATCTTAATTACACAGTGATTTCTCTGTTTCTGTTCCTGCCATCACCAAAAGGAGGGGcgaaggaaaaagaaagagatttgcaGGTGCACAAATTCAACAAAACGTGTACACAGACATCTGAATTGCAGTAAATGAAATCGCAGGAGTAACTAGTCAATTGGTACTTCAACCTCCATCTTCAAACCAGGGTGGTCCATGATCTGAAAACATAAGCAAACACAAGAAAGCAATAAGGAGAGAGAATATTGAGCACTAAAACAGAAAGATAGCTCGAGCAATACAATCATACAATTGAACTTTTGAACCCGCTTCAAGCTATCATGACAAATTCACCAATCCAAACAAAAGCAATTTATATATCGAATCAAAATGATAGTGGCTCTGTAACTGTGTGTTTTACTTTAATAAAATGAAATAGCATGCAGAAGCATACCCATTGAGACTAAGGCCTTGACTTGAACCATTACCGTGTCTGTCCATGTAAATCTTTTTTCAAGACATCAGAATGTTTCTGAGGAAGGACACATTTCTTAATTGCAACATCTAAATTTTCTCATTAACATGTGCACCCATCCACAAGACAACAATTAATAAAAATCACCTAAAACTTTAGCATTCTCGATCCAGAAAACATGAGTTAACCTTAATGAAGTCATTCAACAGCAGTAATGAGTCCCTTGTATAACCACGCTCGTGCAAGACCTGGCTCAACACTTCCTGCAATCGATCAAACATAGACAAGGAACTCGTCAAATTCATTATTCAAAAGCTACACAAAATGGCAACTGATAAACTGCGGCTGCATAAGCCAGGATGGTTGAAAATTCGCATGAGACTCTAAAACAAAAAGTTTTTTACTCAAGGATAGTCAAGGATAGAGATTGGCTAATGTTAAGGGTGCAAAGAATATAATTGAACTTACAGTGCATGTGAACACCACAATGTATTAGCAAATAAGCCACGGTACCCAAACacattcaatttttgaatgtttaCATGCAAAGCGCTGACTATGAACATTTATTTGTTAACAAATTCTCAAATGGTCCTTCTGAACAGATATTGGCAAACAGCCACCCTCCCAATTTATCAATCTCAAGCACAACAGTTTACTTGCAGACATGAATTATGTTAAATTTTCTCGATTACATACTGCCAACTTTCTTGCCATTTTTCTCCACTTCGACCTAGATTAAACAATAATATAAAGGAATGGAGCAAGACTAAAACTCAGAAGCTACAAAAGAAGGAAGTGGCACAAGCTCTTTAAAGAAAAAGCTGACCCGTCATGAGTTAGAACCAACGTCAAATCTAGGTAACGTAGTAATTCATGACTCCACTATCTACATTTGAAAGCCTTATGTTAAAAGACTGCACTTTAGACCCTTACAGTAAAATATAGGTGTAGATGAGATTCTTAGGAATTCCAAGCAAGTTATGTGAGAGGTTTCAAAATGGGAAGATAGGCAAGTAAAAAGGTGAAACAAGTACTATGAGCTTTAAAGATGAGAGGGGCAAAAAGAGATTTGTCACtgaaaaggaaaagaatgctCAGACTGATATTTTCGGTTGACACGTTTGACATGTTTTATACACTTCTTTGGTTCCTCTTTTGGCAGAGTTATTTATTAGTTATGGTCCTTTAAACAAAAGTGAACACAAGCAAACGATCAAAGTGAAGAACCAAGATATTAAAGATCATAAAAGGACTTACAACATCAAATAGAATGATTAAACTTTGTAGTGTATTTAGGGCACTTCAACACGTGATTAGGACTTCCAATGCATACCATAAATGAAGTTGATAAAGTCTAACATATTATCCAAACTCATCTTATAGGAGCTACCGATCTTTTACGGGAATATTCATCTTGATGAAGATGTACAATCTTCATCTTTTTGGTGAAAGATGGATGAGGTAAATCAGTCTGACACACTTTTGTAACTTGATAGAATCTATCTACATTGGACTAGGAGAATATTCATACATCTTGTACAATTCGAGAACTTTATTAATATTGTTTCTCTgattaaaactctatcaaaaagAAAGAGTGGAAAGAATACAAGATGCCAGGTACCTCTCTTTGCTTGTCAGAAATGAATGATCCAGTTAAATCTCGAAGCACTTCCATTATGTCATCAAAGGTCACCTTCCCGTTGCAATCAGAATCATAAACTTTGAAG encodes the following:
- the LOC107862036 gene encoding uncharacterized protein LOC107862036, which codes for MASGNKGKFIAYTHHHLAESSNYRNKEPVHAEQVELLDKRLRILEDEAELLRVTFLKGVEERKKLVKEIQNEFQSAFGYTKRHEQHGLPLILYEESKPTVVMRELRASEAVFQDATRCVCAFSHK